The Cynocephalus volans isolate mCynVol1 chromosome 1, mCynVol1.pri, whole genome shotgun sequence region TTGGTGATACATTTCTCCTTGCAGTGTTGGCagtcttcattcaacaaattgaCAGTACTTACTCAGTACCTATTATGTTCTATTCTAGGTGATGCAGAGGAGCTCTCTACCTTTTCAGAACCCCTAGTATAATGGAAGAGGCTGATTGATacacaaaaattataacacaagcagacaataTTAGTTACTTAATGTATGtaagataaagaaataataattcttGGCTTTCCTAATAGTCATTatgaccacaatgagatatagtATTCCTTCACTTCTAGGATTGCCAAAAATTGGGTAAGATATGATAACATCAATGTGAGGAAATGGATATACTCTCATACACCTCAAGCCGAAATGGAAGCCACTTCAACCACTTTGCAGGGAAATCTGTcgatatttattaaaattcaaaatatgcatATCCTATGTCCCAGATATGCTCAATATCTACCTCACACGAATTCTGCCCATGATATGCATGTGTAAGGAGGTATGTGTAAGAATGTTAATGAAACTGCAGATTGTCTGTATTAAGGATTATTGTGCAGCAATGGATAAATGAGGCTTTCTACTGCACTGTGGTAGCCTGCCTTCCCGAATGTTCTACGCCATTCCTATCTGTCATCTTGGTGGACTCGGTCAACCCTGAGCCTCCTTATTCCCCCTGTCATATTTAGACACATACGCCCCTGGGTTCCAGGCACCAGTAAAACCTTTAAGCTCCCAAACTGATACACAGTGGAGCTCCCTGTCCCAAACAGAGGTCACGTTAGGGCAGGGAATCAAGAAGCACTTGTCCAACGGATGGGCTGCTTTGGcacaaattgtttttcttttccctgccctcctggaacCATAAAGATGGTATTTTGTAGTGGGATAGATCTCTAAGACGTATGCCCACAGAAAACAAGACAAGCAGCATAGACAAGACAGAGAGTGAACTAGTCagcaaataaagataatttcgGGTAGTGGTGCAGGTTCTAAAGACAGTAAAACCATGGTGATGGGAAGACGAGTAACTGACagagggtggtgggggagagatTACGTGGTCCTggaaggtctctctgaggaaGTGATGTTTGTGCTGATCCAAATGACATGAAGCAGCCATGGggcagagctctttgaggcagggTCAAAGGCCTTGAAGTGAGAGCAACATTGGCCCCATTTATggaatgtatttatttctatgtGAGGATGGTGAGAGGTCAGAAAGTTAGTTAGGGGCTGGATTATGGTGGGCTTTGCAGTTCACAGGAAAAAGTTTGGAATTTGTTGTAAGAGCAAGGAGAAGTCAATGGAGAACTTTTAAGCAAGGGACAGACTTcgtctcatttatatttttagaagatCATTCTGGCTTCTCTATAAAGAATGAATTGTAAAGGATACGGCTGGAAGCTGATAGGGGACTGTTGTATTACTACAGCCACAACAGCACTAAGGTAGAAGCTTGGACTCGGGTGATAGCAGGAGAAAGAGCTAAAGAAGAGAGGCTGGATTCAGAATGCAATTTGAAACTTGCTGATGGGTAGGAGGTAGGGagtgaggaaaagagaggaaTTGACAATGACTCCTGGGTCTTTGACAGGAACAATAGAGAAAAGAGAGGGTGGTCTCATTTACTGAGAGGAAGGAGACTGGGAAGCCACTAGGTTTGGGGAGAATAGTACAACCCTTCTGTGTGGGCAGTCAGAGCCCTGTCACTTCCCTGGGCCCTGCTCTTTAGGTggctccattctctctctctctccagccatGGGCGAGGGAGTCCACAGGGCCAAGGGACATGCCCACCAAAAGCCTGTACTCCCCCTATCCCTTCCCACAGACACACTTCTTGTCTACATTTTAGACTACATTTACTACGGGCCACACTTCCAGAGTGGTCAAAGGATGGCTGtttggtggtgtgtgtgtgtgtgtgtgtgtgtgtgtgtgtggcatgtggtgtgtgtgtatggggtaTATATGTGATGTGTGGGGAGAATGTGTGTATGGTGGTGTATGTGTAGTGTGTGTGAGGTATTATATGCACTTGTCGGTGTGATGTGTGGATGTGTACGGGGGTGTATGTATGTGcattgtgtgtggtgtgtgctgtGAGTGAGtggagtgtatgtgtgtggtgtgtggtgtgtggtacAATGCATGTAGGGGTATGTAGTTTGGGGGGATGTATGTGGTTTGGGTGTGGGTATGAGTGTGGGCGTGGGTATATGTGGTGTGTATgggggtgtgtggtgtgtgtgataCATATATGTGGTATGTAGCGTATGGGGTTGTATGTGGTGTGGGTGGCGTATGTGGTGTGGGGGGAGTGTGGTGTATGTGATGTATGTGTGGCATGTTTATGTGTGGATACAAGCTTGGATATGAGGGCTGGGATGTCCACAGGCATGTGGGGAGGCCCCCTCTCAGGCAAGCACAGAGATATGCGTgagaagggaagggggtgggCTGCCCATCTGTATAGTGCACACACGTACAATCTTTACACACCGTAGTTGATACTCATAAGCAGTATTTTTATAGCACTTGTTAACTTGGAATAAGCTCATTATAAGGTGGTATCTGTAGTAAAATTCCTCACACCCCTTCACGTCACAGAGATTGTGCCAAGATTGAAGCCCAGAAAAGTGGAAAGAGAGTATGAAAAACAAGTTTAACCCACGTCACAATTTTGTCAGGGCCCAGACTCGTGAGTGAGAGCTCACTGTGGGAGTAGCAATAGCCGTGGTTGCCCCCCAGTGGGAAACTCGTTCAGCCCACCATTGAATCACCGGCTCCAGTACTGTGCCAGAGGCTGAAAGAAAAGGGTACTGTCATACTCATCCCCAACCACTGGGGATGACACTGTGATGAAATGTTCACTCCTCTGATCTTGACTTTCAGCTCCTTTGTGCTCTGCAGGTATGTGGAACATGCCTTTGGATAGCCGCTATGTCACATTAACCGGGACCATCACACGAGGTAAGAAAAAGGGTCAGATGGTGGACATCCATGTCACGTTGACAGAGAAGGAGCTGCAAGAATTGACCAAGCCTAAAGAGTTGTCAAGGGAAACAACACCTGAAGGAAGAAAGGCCTGCCAGATGGGAGCAGACCGCGGGCCACATGTGGTTCTCTGGACGCTGGTCTGCCTGCCTGTGGTTTTCATCCTCTCTTTCGTTGTTTCTTTCTACTATGGCACTATTACCTGGTATAACATCTTCCTTGTATACAATGAAGAGAGGACCTTCTGGCACAAGATCTCATGTTGCCCCTGCCTCATTCTCTTCTATCCAGTGCTCATCATGGCCATGGCCTCTTCCCTGGGCCTCTATGCAGCTGTGGTCCAGCTCTCGTGGTCCTGGGGAGCCTGGTGGCAAGCTGCCCGGGACATGGAGAAAGGCTTCTGTGGCTGGCTCTGCAGCAAGCTGGGTTTGGAGGACTGTTCTCCCTACAGCATTGTGGAGCTGCTTGAATCTGACAATATTTCAGGCAATCTCTCCCACAAGGACTCCACCCAGGAAGCAGAAACCTCCACTGTCTAAAGTCTCAAcaacttccttccttctccagACCCAGTAGCCTATATATCCTCTTATAATTCCAGTAGATTCTTTCTTTAAGTTATCTTCAGTCCCCCACAGTTCTTCTGAAAAATCCTAGCCCAAACTGATTTGTCCTACCATCTTTATGGTTCCAGgagggcaggaaaaagaaaaacaatttgtgCCAAAGCAGCCCATCCGTTGGACAAGTGCTTCTTGAGTCCCTGCCCTAATGTGACCGCTTTCTGGGACAGGGAACTCCATTGTGTATCAGTTTGGGAGCTTTAAGGTGTTACTAGTGCCTGGAACCCAGGGGAGTATGTGTCTAAATATGACAGGGAGAATAAGGAGGCTCAGGGTTGACTGAGTCCACCAAGATGATAGATAGGGATGGAGTAGAACATTCAGGAAGCCAGGCTACCACAGTGCAGCAGAAAGTAAAGGTTTGTGTGTATCATTTAGATTTACATTTAGCTACTTACAATTAAAACCCTAGAATAATAGAGGTTTAGACAGGATAGAAGTTTCTTTCTTGTATAGGAGAAGTCTGGAGACAGACCATCTCAGGACCCTGTGAAGTCATCcaggcctcaggcttcttctctATCATTAGTAGGATGTAGCCCTCATCACACTTATCCTCAACCTCCCAGTGCTGATTTCACCTCCAGCCATCACGCCCATGGGACAAAGAGGAACATTCTCTTCCTATTTAAGGAGACCTACCAGAAGTCCCACTcagcatttttaatatttcattggcCAGACCTTAGTCACATGACCTCATGAGCAAATGAGAGTCGGAAATGTATTCCTTTGGCCGCGTAGCTATATTCTCAGCAAAATACTGAGGTCATGCTAActtgagagaaagggaaagaatggCTGTTTTGGTAGGCAAGTAAGAATCTCCACCTTACAATAAGTATTTAAATACACTCAGAATCCCAACCTGCtgatatagttttatttatttattatttattcattcatttatttatttgttttggccTAAATCTTACATGAAGAATTTATACATAGATATTAGCTACATATACTACGTATATGCTATACACAGATCTTAGCACCTCATGTACTTTGCAATTAAACTTCTGTAATGTCATGTGGTTTCAGGTTTCTTCGGAAAGGATTAGCGGACACGAGAGTACAAATATATAATGGCAGCATAACTCTTTCCTGTTAGTGGAGGTGGGTGGTGATATTTAATCTAATCTATAGATTAAAGACTTGGAAGGGAAGGATTGCATTTGCCAAACATTACTCCAACAGGGATCAGAAGTCCTAAGCACAGAGAGGCCAGGCATAGTCTTCTGTTGTTTGGCAAAACCTCATTCAGAGCCTTACTCACTCAGATCTTTCTAGAGTTTAACAACAAACTTAATCTTTGCCTTGCTGAGAAGTTTGTGTCTTCCTGGCCAGTAGGGGGTAtaaaccagattaatccagatTAATAGATTCTGAACTTTACATGCACACGAAATCATTCTTAAAGGTgtcctaatttcaaaatattaactGCTAAGAGGTTGGTAGATGTTGGAGGTTTGGATTCTTACAGGAATAGCTGGTACTCATTTCTTGTTCATGTCTCAAAAAGAAGCTGTTGAAAGAACTGTGAACCAAACCAGAGGGGCCAGGCGTGCTCCCCTACAGAAAGCCAGGGACATTTGCCTAATTCATGGTGCTGAACTCCACCTTTAGAagaactcttttttcttt contains the following coding sequences:
- the TMEM169 gene encoding transmembrane protein 169; its protein translation is MEEPAPVEGQGQLPSPQQGSLRKAVAAALALDAESTMGRRKKKKKESRPESIIVYRSENEKTDVEPGESEGGDGPKEEEGDDFLDYPVDDGMWNMPLDSRYVTLTGTITRGKKKGQMVDIHVTLTEKELQELTKPKELSRETTPEGRKACQMGADRGPHVVLWTLVCLPVVFILSFVVSFYYGTITWYNIFLVYNEERTFWHKISCCPCLILFYPVLIMAMASSLGLYAAVVQLSWSWGAWWQAARDMEKGFCGWLCSKLGLEDCSPYSIVELLESDNISGNLSHKDSTQEAETSTV